In one Pelagibaculum spongiae genomic region, the following are encoded:
- a CDS encoding F0F1 ATP synthase subunit epsilon produces MKTIQVEVVSSEKSIFSGSCEMVVATADSGDLGISPGHAPLLSRLKPGIVRLIKGEGQEEEVLYVSGGMLEIQPHVVTILADACERAENLDAAAAEAARKAAEKQLSEQKDTLDFAQVQKELAQAAAQLRSVEILRKIRKA; encoded by the coding sequence ATGAAGACCATTCAGGTCGAAGTCGTTAGCTCGGAGAAGTCTATTTTTTCCGGTAGCTGCGAGATGGTGGTAGCCACCGCAGACAGTGGCGATCTGGGTATCTCACCCGGCCACGCGCCTCTGCTGTCCCGCCTTAAGCCCGGTATTGTCCGTTTGATTAAAGGCGAAGGTCAGGAAGAAGAAGTGTTATATGTGTCGGGTGGAATGCTAGAAATTCAACCGCATGTTGTCACCATTCTGGCCGATGCTTGTGAGAGAGCTGAAAACCTCGACGCCGCTGCAGCAGAAGCTGCACGCAAAGCCGCCGAGAAGCAGCTTTCTGAGCAAAAGGACACACTGGACTTTGCCCAGGTGCAGAAAGAACTGGCTCAAGCTGCCGCGCAACTGCGTTCTGTGGAGATCCTCCGCAAGATTCGTAAGGCGTAA
- the atpD gene encoding F0F1 ATP synthase subunit beta produces MSAGKIVEIIGAVIDVEFPRDSVPKIYDALLVEEKGLTLEVQQQLGDGIVRCIAMGVSDGLSRGLACVNTNAPIMVPVGKHCLGRIMDVLGNPIDECGEIGEEERMPIHRAAPTFAEQAGGNELLETGIKVIDLVCPFAKGGKVGLFGGAGVGKTVNMMELINNIAIKHSGLSVFAGVGERTREGNDFYHEMQESGVVNVEQFDKSKVAMVYGQMNEPPGNRLRVALTGLTMAEKFRDEGRDVLLFVDNIYRYTLAGTEVSALLGRMPSAVGYQPTLAEEMGVLQERITSTKSGSITSIQAVYVPADDLTDPSPATTFSHLDATVVLSRDIASKGIYPAVDPLDSTSRQLDPLVIGEEHFTTARGVQNTLQRYKELKDIIAILGMDELSEEDKLLVARARKVERFLSQPFFVAEIFTGSPGKYVSLKDTIAGFKGILAGDFDSLPEQAFYMVGSIEEATEKAKSL; encoded by the coding sequence ATGAGTGCTGGTAAGATCGTTGAAATCATCGGAGCGGTGATTGACGTAGAATTTCCGCGCGATAGCGTGCCGAAAATCTACGACGCACTGCTTGTAGAAGAAAAAGGCCTCACCCTGGAAGTTCAGCAGCAGCTGGGCGACGGCATTGTACGTTGTATTGCCATGGGTGTGTCCGACGGCTTAAGCCGTGGGTTAGCTTGTGTTAACACTAATGCGCCAATCATGGTTCCAGTAGGCAAGCATTGCCTAGGTCGTATCATGGACGTATTGGGTAACCCAATTGATGAGTGTGGTGAAATCGGCGAAGAAGAGCGTATGCCAATTCACCGTGCTGCACCTACCTTTGCTGAGCAAGCAGGTGGTAACGAGTTGCTGGAAACCGGCATCAAAGTTATCGACTTGGTTTGCCCTTTCGCTAAGGGTGGTAAAGTGGGTTTGTTCGGTGGTGCCGGTGTTGGTAAAACCGTAAACATGATGGAATTGATCAACAACATCGCAATCAAGCATTCCGGTTTATCGGTATTTGCTGGTGTGGGTGAGCGTACTCGTGAAGGTAACGACTTCTATCACGAAATGCAGGAATCCGGCGTTGTAAACGTTGAGCAATTTGATAAGTCAAAAGTTGCCATGGTTTATGGTCAGATGAATGAGCCTCCAGGTAACCGCCTGCGTGTTGCTTTGACAGGTCTGACAATGGCTGAGAAGTTCCGTGATGAAGGTCGTGACGTATTGTTGTTCGTTGACAACATTTACCGTTACACCTTGGCCGGTACTGAAGTATCTGCACTGTTAGGCCGTATGCCTTCAGCGGTAGGTTATCAGCCAACTCTGGCTGAAGAGATGGGTGTTTTGCAGGAGCGTATTACCTCCACAAAATCAGGTTCCATCACTTCAATCCAAGCAGTATACGTACCTGCGGATGACTTGACTGACCCATCTCCTGCAACCACATTCTCGCATTTGGATGCAACGGTTGTATTGAGTCGTGATATCGCTTCTAAGGGTATTTACCCTGCGGTAGATCCACTGGACTCAACTTCACGTCAGTTAGATCCATTGGTAATCGGCGAAGAGCACTTTACTACAGCGCGTGGTGTTCAAAATACCTTGCAGCGTTATAAAGAGCTGAAAGATATCATCGCCATCCTGGGTATGGATGAACTGTCTGAAGAAGATAAGCTGTTGGTGGCGCGTGCACGTAAAGTGGAACGTTTCCTATCTCAGCCTTTCTTCGTAGCAGAAATCTTCACCGGTTCTCCAGGTAAGTATGTTTCTCTGAAAGATACCATCGCCGGCTTTAAAGGCATTTTGGCTGGCGACTTCGATAGTCTGCCAGAGCAAGCTTTCTACATGGTAGGTTCGATCGAAGAAGCTACTGAGAAAGCCAAGAGCCTGTAA
- the atpG gene encoding F0F1 ATP synthase subunit gamma gives MAVGKEIRTQINSIKNTQKITGAMQMVAASKMRKTQARMNATRPYAQKIRSVIGHLAKGHPEYHHPWLQAREVKRVGYIVVSSDRGLCGGLNNNLFRTLVKDFQGWTEKGIEVDLCLIGSKANGLLSRLGLNVLASASHLGDQPAAQDLIGPTKVMLDAFDAGKLDQIFLVYNEFVNTMTQQPTFEQLLPAPKVEEEELDHYWDYIYEPDAKELMGSLLHRYVESQIYQGVVENIASEQAARMVAMKSASENAGNLIEELQLVYNKARQTAITQELSEIVSGAAAV, from the coding sequence ATGGCCGTCGGAAAAGAGATTCGGACCCAGATCAACAGTATTAAAAATACGCAAAAGATCACCGGGGCTATGCAGATGGTCGCGGCGAGTAAGATGCGTAAGACTCAGGCTCGCATGAATGCGACCCGACCTTATGCTCAGAAGATTCGTAGCGTAATAGGTCACCTTGCAAAAGGTCACCCTGAATACCATCACCCATGGCTGCAGGCGCGTGAAGTAAAGCGCGTGGGCTATATCGTGGTCTCCTCTGACCGGGGACTCTGCGGCGGCCTGAACAACAACTTGTTCCGCACACTGGTGAAAGATTTCCAGGGTTGGACGGAAAAAGGTATCGAAGTAGATCTTTGCCTGATTGGTAGTAAGGCAAATGGTTTACTCAGTCGACTGGGCTTAAATGTCTTGGCAAGCGCCAGCCATTTGGGTGATCAGCCGGCAGCGCAAGATTTGATTGGCCCCACCAAAGTCATGCTTGATGCCTTTGATGCAGGCAAGCTTGATCAGATTTTCCTGGTGTACAACGAATTTGTAAACACCATGACCCAGCAACCGACTTTTGAGCAGCTGTTGCCAGCGCCAAAAGTTGAGGAAGAAGAGCTGGATCATTACTGGGATTACATCTACGAACCAGATGCAAAAGAGCTGATGGGTAGCTTATTGCATCGTTATGTAGAATCTCAGATTTACCAAGGCGTTGTAGAGAACATCGCAAGTGAGCAGGCAGCTCGGATGGTGGCAATGAAGTCCGCCTCTGAAAACGCCGGTAATTTGATTGAAGAATTACAACTTGTTTATAACAAGGCTCGCCAAACTGCGATCACCCAGGAACTTTCCGAAATTGTTAGTGGTGCCGCTGCCGTTTGA
- the atpA gene encoding F0F1 ATP synthase subunit alpha, translating into MQLNPSEISELIKQRIGSFDGAAEARTEGTIVSVSDGIIRIHGLEAVMYGEMIELPGGVFAMALNLERDSVGAVVLGGFGHLSEGDTARCTGRILEVPVGRELIGRVVDPLGNPIDGKGPLGTTQTSPIEKVAPGVIARQSVDQPMQTGIKSIDSMVPIGRGQRELIIGDRQIGKTAVAIDTIINQKGTGIICVYVAIGQKASTIANVVRKLEEHGAMAHTIIVAAGASDPAALQFIAPFAGCTMGEFFRDSGEDALAVYDDLTKQAWAYRQISLLLKRPPGREAYPGDVFYLHSRLLERAARINAEYVEKITDGRVKGKTGSLTALPIIETQAGDVSAFVPTNVISITDGQIFLETDLFNSGIRPAMNAGISVSRVGGAAQTKIIKKLGGGIRLALAQYRELAAFAQFASDLDDATRAQLEHGQRVIELMKQGQFATMKIAEMAVVLFAAEKGYLKSIEVTKVCDFERGLIEFMNSSKTELMDKINETAAYDKEIEAALSEGIEAFINTGTW; encoded by the coding sequence ATGCAACTAAATCCATCTGAAATCAGTGAACTGATCAAGCAAAGAATCGGTTCATTCGACGGTGCGGCTGAGGCGAGAACCGAAGGCACCATCGTTAGCGTTTCTGACGGCATCATCCGTATACATGGCCTAGAAGCGGTTATGTACGGTGAAATGATTGAACTGCCAGGTGGCGTTTTCGCTATGGCACTGAACCTAGAGCGTGACTCTGTTGGTGCAGTGGTACTGGGCGGCTTCGGTCATCTGTCTGAAGGCGACACCGCTCGCTGTACTGGCCGTATCCTTGAGGTACCGGTTGGTCGTGAGCTGATTGGCCGAGTGGTAGATCCACTGGGAAATCCAATCGACGGTAAGGGCCCTCTGGGCACTACCCAAACTAGCCCAATCGAGAAGGTTGCACCTGGTGTAATCGCTCGACAGTCTGTAGACCAACCGATGCAAACCGGTATTAAGTCTATCGACTCGATGGTGCCAATCGGCCGTGGCCAGCGTGAGCTGATCATCGGTGACCGCCAGATCGGTAAGACGGCGGTAGCGATTGATACCATTATCAACCAGAAGGGCACTGGTATTATTTGTGTTTACGTAGCAATCGGCCAAAAAGCGTCGACTATTGCTAACGTAGTGCGCAAATTAGAAGAGCACGGCGCAATGGCTCACACCATTATTGTTGCCGCTGGCGCTTCTGACCCAGCAGCGCTGCAATTTATTGCACCGTTTGCCGGTTGTACCATGGGCGAATTCTTCCGTGATAGCGGTGAAGATGCTCTAGCAGTTTATGATGATTTGACCAAGCAAGCTTGGGCATATCGTCAGATCTCCCTGCTATTGAAACGTCCTCCAGGACGTGAAGCATATCCAGGTGACGTTTTCTATCTGCATTCTCGTTTGTTAGAGCGCGCAGCTCGAATCAACGCTGAGTATGTTGAAAAGATTACCGACGGTAGGGTGAAAGGCAAAACCGGTTCTTTGACCGCTCTGCCAATCATCGAAACCCAGGCTGGTGACGTATCTGCCTTCGTTCCGACTAACGTAATTTCGATTACTGACGGTCAGATCTTCCTTGAAACCGATCTGTTTAACTCCGGTATCCGTCCGGCGATGAACGCGGGTATTTCGGTATCTCGAGTAGGTGGTGCAGCACAGACCAAGATCATCAAGAAGTTGGGCGGTGGTATTCGTCTGGCACTGGCGCAGTATCGTGAGTTGGCAGCATTCGCACAGTTTGCTTCCGATCTTGACGATGCGACTCGTGCACAGTTAGAACACGGCCAACGAGTGATCGAGCTGATGAAGCAAGGTCAGTTTGCAACCATGAAGATTGCCGAAATGGCAGTGGTTCTGTTTGCAGCCGAGAAAGGTTATCTGAAAAGCATCGAAGTAACGAAAGTATGTGACTTCGAGCGAGGCCTGATTGAATTCATGAACTCAAGCAAAACTGAGTTAATGGACAAAATCAACGAGACAGCTGCCTACGATAAAGAAATCGAAGCAGCGCTGTCCGAAGGCATCGAAGCGTTTATCAATACAGGTACCTGGTAG
- a CDS encoding F0F1 ATP synthase subunit delta yields the protein MAEAITIARPYARAAFEFAREAGDLDGWSQMLGLAGQVASDATMQQFLHNPKATREQITEGFLSVCKDELNDLGRNFLKLLSENDRLAALPEIAVLFEQHKAELGHIAQVQVTSAVAFPSALKDKLAEALKRNLGQDVRLAFDEDVSLIGGAVIRAGDKVIDGSVRGKLQRLADTVKV from the coding sequence ATGGCTGAAGCAATTACCATCGCAAGACCCTACGCCCGAGCAGCTTTTGAGTTCGCTAGGGAAGCGGGCGATCTGGATGGCTGGTCGCAGATGCTGGGGCTTGCAGGGCAGGTTGCATCTGATGCAACCATGCAGCAGTTCCTGCATAACCCTAAAGCGACCCGTGAACAGATCACTGAGGGTTTTCTCAGCGTCTGTAAGGATGAGCTCAACGATTTGGGGCGTAACTTTTTAAAGTTATTGTCTGAAAATGATCGTTTGGCGGCACTGCCAGAAATTGCAGTTCTTTTTGAACAGCATAAAGCTGAGCTGGGGCACATCGCCCAAGTTCAAGTGACTTCTGCAGTTGCATTCCCAAGTGCGCTGAAAGACAAGCTGGCTGAGGCACTCAAGCGCAATTTAGGTCAGGACGTACGCCTTGCTTTTGACGAGGACGTAAGTTTGATCGGTGGCGCGGTGATCCGGGCTGGAGACAAGGTGATCGACGGATCGGTGCGTGGCAAATTGCAACGCTTGGCCGACACCGTAAAGGTTTGA
- a CDS encoding F0F1 ATP synthase subunit B, translating to MNINATLLGEMITFALFVWFTMKYVWPPVITALRERQQKIADGLAAAERGAQELEAAKADVDQAIAEAKQQAAVVLDSANKRANQIVEEAKDAAREEGERLITAAKAEIDQQVNQAREALRSQVAALAVSGAEQILKSSIDEKAHSELLNKLVAEL from the coding sequence GTGAATATCAATGCCACCCTTTTGGGTGAAATGATCACCTTCGCCCTGTTCGTGTGGTTCACCATGAAATATGTGTGGCCACCGGTGATCACCGCTCTGCGTGAGCGTCAGCAAAAAATTGCTGATGGTCTTGCGGCGGCTGAGCGAGGTGCTCAAGAACTAGAAGCAGCTAAAGCTGATGTGGACCAGGCGATTGCCGAAGCCAAACAGCAAGCAGCGGTAGTTCTAGATAGCGCTAATAAGCGGGCAAACCAGATCGTTGAGGAAGCTAAGGATGCAGCACGTGAAGAAGGCGAACGCCTGATCACTGCAGCCAAAGCAGAAATTGACCAGCAAGTTAACCAGGCGCGTGAAGCATTGCGTAGTCAGGTTGCAGCTTTGGCAGTTTCTGGTGCGGAGCAAATCCTTAAATCCTCTATCGATGAGAAAGCACACAGCGAGCTTTTAAATAAGCTGGTTGCTGAACTGTAA
- the atpE gene encoding F0F1 ATP synthase subunit C: protein METVIGFTAIAVALLIGLGALGTAIGFGILGGKFLEGAARQPEMVPMLQVKMFIVAGLLDAVTMIGVGIALFFTFANPFISQL from the coding sequence ATGGAAACTGTAATTGGCTTCACTGCGATCGCCGTTGCGTTATTGATCGGCCTGGGTGCACTAGGTACTGCGATTGGTTTTGGTATCTTGGGCGGAAAATTCTTGGAAGGCGCTGCGCGTCAACCAGAAATGGTTCCAATGCTGCAGGTTAAAATGTTTATCGTAGCTGGCTTGCTGGACGCGGTAACCATGATCGGTGTAGGTATTGCTTTGTTCTTTACCTTTGCCAACCCCTTTATCAGTCAGCTGTAA
- the atpB gene encoding F0F1 ATP synthase subunit A, giving the protein MSATETAASTGPANAAEYIQGHLQNMTFGQHADGSWGLAHSAQQASDMGFWAFHVDTLGVSIILGLIFLVFFRIAAKRAVTGVPGSLQNFVEILVEFVDGSVKDTFSGKSNLIGPLGLTIFVWVFMMNFMDLIPVDLAAWLGLHIKIVPTTDPNLTLGMSMSVFALIIFYSIKVKGIGGFIGELTLQPFGKWMIPFNFLLEGVGLIAKPISLALRLFGNLYAGELLFILIALLPVYLQWMLGVPWAIFHILVIVLQAFIFMMLTIVYMAMAHEHH; this is encoded by the coding sequence ATGAGTGCGACTGAGACTGCAGCGAGTACCGGACCAGCTAACGCAGCTGAGTATATTCAGGGCCACCTGCAGAATATGACTTTCGGCCAACATGCCGATGGTAGCTGGGGACTGGCGCATTCAGCCCAGCAAGCTTCAGATATGGGATTCTGGGCGTTTCATGTAGATACGCTGGGTGTTTCAATTATTCTGGGCCTGATCTTTTTAGTGTTTTTCCGCATAGCGGCTAAACGTGCAGTAACCGGCGTTCCTGGTAGCTTGCAAAATTTTGTAGAAATACTGGTCGAATTTGTCGACGGTAGCGTTAAAGATACTTTCTCTGGCAAAAGCAATCTGATCGGCCCATTGGGTCTGACGATTTTTGTCTGGGTATTCATGATGAACTTTATGGATTTAATCCCGGTTGATTTAGCGGCCTGGCTTGGATTGCATATCAAAATTGTTCCAACTACTGACCCTAACCTGACGCTGGGTATGTCCATGTCAGTGTTTGCTTTGATCATTTTCTACAGCATCAAAGTCAAGGGTATCGGTGGCTTTATTGGTGAACTGACACTTCAGCCTTTTGGCAAGTGGATGATCCCTTTCAACTTCTTGTTAGAGGGTGTTGGCCTGATCGCCAAGCCAATCTCTCTGGCGTTGCGACTGTTCGGTAACCTGTACGCAGGCGAACTGTTGTTCATCTTGATCGCATTATTACCAGTGTATTTACAGTGGATGTTGGGTGTTCCATGGGCCATCTTCCACATTCTGGTAATCGTGCTTCAGGCCTTTATCTTCATGATGTTAACCATCGTCTATATGGCAATGGCGCACGAGCATCATTAA
- a CDS encoding ATP synthase subunit I codes for MLQHIAKTNRRNAFRFIGWQLIVSFLAATLSWLISDAHGALSALMGGLVNTTSCLYFAHRVFARSGVKAARQVAGDFYKGEAMRIVIAVVLMVLVIKLLNVTMLATLFGFAAAQLVFWGAPLIFKTNKV; via the coding sequence ATGTTGCAGCATATTGCCAAAACGAATCGACGTAATGCGTTTCGATTCATTGGTTGGCAGCTTATTGTCAGTTTTCTGGCAGCCACGTTATCGTGGCTCATTTCTGATGCTCATGGCGCGTTATCGGCGTTAATGGGTGGCCTAGTCAACACCACTTCCTGCTTATATTTTGCCCACCGAGTGTTCGCTCGCTCCGGTGTTAAGGCAGCTCGGCAAGTTGCCGGGGATTTTTATAAGGGCGAAGCAATGAGAATAGTCATTGCGGTTGTGTTGATGGTGTTGGTAATCAAATTGCTTAACGTCACCATGCTGGCCACTCTTTTTGGGTTTGCAGCAGCACAATTGGTATTTTGGGGCGCGCCTCTGATATTTAAGACAAATAAGGTGTAA